The genomic stretch CAGCGGCGCCAGAGCTTCTTTGCGGGTCGTGCGCCGCAAGGTCACCGGTCCCAGTTGTTGCTCCATCAGCTCACCGGCGGCGTCGTAGACCTCGCGGGACTCGATCTTCAGGTCCCCAAGGGTCTGGGCGATCACCGTGGAGCCGTCCTCGCGAGTTTCGAGCCGCCGCGCCTCGATCTCCAGCAGGCGATTGCCGGCCTCGATGCTGAAGGTGGTGAAGCGGACGCTGCGGCGCTCACCGGAGAGCAGCGGCGCGATCTCCCGCTGGGCGCCGTAGGAGCCTCGGATGGCCGAATTCCACGGTACCTGCAGATCCCGCCGGCCGGCGGCGCCGCGCTGGCGCAGGCGAGCGGTGGAGCCCTGCACCTCGAGGGTGGTGACGACCTCGCCACCGCCCTGGTCGAGAGTGCTTTGGAGGGACAACGGGTTGCCCTGCAAGTTCTCGACCCACACCGTGTCGGAGCGCACCAACACCGACTCCGTCAACCCGCCGTTGAGCCGGGCGACCTCCTGCCGTAGCTCCTCGCGGGTGCGGACGGCGGGGCGGCCTGCGTGTTCCACCGGCTGGACCTCGGTGTGCAGGTAGCCGGCACGCTGACCCAGCAGCTCCACCAGGTACCAGCGCTCTTGGACCTCGACCGGCGAATCTTCAGGGCTCCCGGTCGTTGACTCTGTAGGATTTGGTGGTGCGGTCTCGCGGCTCGTGGTCGACCCTGTCTGCGCCGGATGCGCCGTCGAGATCGCGGGCATCACCCAGTTCCAGATCAAGAGCAGCGAGGTGGCGAGGCCGAAGACGAGGAAGAGCAGGCGGGGCAGGAGCGAGGGTTGGAGGTTGGAGCGCATGGTGTGAGTCTTTCGGAGCGGTTGTCAGGAGAGGTTCTCGGCAGATGGGGTGCTTGGCAAGCCTTCTTACCAGATGTATTGGGACGCCAGATCGCGTTTCTCGCGGCCGGCGAGGAGGTGCATGACCCGCACCTTCTTGAGGGTCTGGGGCGAGAGGGTGGCGAGGGGGATGTGCACCAAGCGTTTGCTTTGGAGGGCGGCGTAGCGCTTCATGGCCTCGCTGGGAGGGCGGGCGGCGACGTGAGCGATGAGCTTCTCGTGGCTGTAGTCCACCGCAGCCATGATCAACACTTCCGCTTTCTCCCCC from Acidobacteriota bacterium encodes the following:
- a CDS encoding transglutaminase-like domain-containing protein, with product MRSNLQPSLLPRLLFLVFGLATSLLLIWNWVMPAISTAHPAQTGSTTSRETAPPNPTESTTGSPEDSPVEVQERWYLVELLGQRAGYLHTEVQPVEHAGRPAVRTREELRQEVARLNGGLTESVLVRSDTVWVENLQGNPLSLQSTLDQGGGEVVTTLEVQGSTARLRQRGAAGRRDLQVPWNSAIRGSYGAQREIAPLLSGERRSVRFTTFSIEAGNRLLEIEARRLETREDGSTVIAQTLGDLKIESREVYDAAGELMEQQLGPVTLRRTTRKEALAPLEQSLSAFERISVSLDHILDDSRDLRRAAYRLAPRDDGSPSLTELFPSDQRQRVEERPEGPTLVVRVPPEPRPNPTAPATPPGQRRTYLDATGLLESDDPTLRALAKRLTDGVDDPLRRAHNLQSWVSKNIRFRGSGVGLATARQTFDSRDGDCTENAFLLAALLRAADLPSRIVVGLVYTGSARPEGARQPTGRLVPHAWVETWIHGTWVAYDSALPAPRVDATHLAMAKSAGGEEGSLLDTTAPLLRGLGRFDLVWAGER